One segment of Pseudodesulfovibrio sp. 5S69 DNA contains the following:
- the tolR gene encoding protein TolR yields MAIKTGGGFLNEINVTPFVDVMLVLLIIFMVTAPLMTQGVEVDLPTTRTVRNLPQDSEHLVLTVRKDGRIFLDEYQVSMDELEDHLKRLVAGQKKQLFLRADKEVPYGTVVQVMGEIKAAGIDKLGIVAEEPKQDKNK; encoded by the coding sequence ATGGCGATCAAGACCGGCGGCGGCTTCCTCAACGAGATCAACGTCACACCCTTCGTGGACGTGATGCTGGTGCTGCTGATCATCTTCATGGTCACGGCCCCGCTCATGACCCAGGGGGTGGAGGTAGACCTGCCGACCACGCGCACGGTCCGCAACCTGCCCCAGGACTCCGAGCACCTGGTCCTGACCGTGCGCAAGGACGGCCGGATCTTCCTGGACGAGTACCAGGTCTCCATGGACGAGCTGGAGGACCACCTGAAACGGCTGGTGGCCGGACAGAAGAAGCAGCTCTTCCTGCGCGCGGACAAGGAGGTCCCCTACGGCACCGTGGTCCAGGTCATGGGCGAGATCAAGGCCGCGGGCATCGACAAGCTCGGCATTGTGGCGGAAGAGCCCAAACAAGACAAAAACAAGTAA
- a CDS encoding MotA/TolQ/ExbB proton channel family protein, which yields MNFLPDNSILSLLAGATLAVKLVMLFLGCMSLWSWTIIFFKFFTIGTARKKVMAGYDAFVAAGDLSKGIKGLGDKEQSPLARVSSLAVHEFRLLEKAGINRERKRLLVKDTLRRVLKQGISKEMRGLTRNLPFLATCANAAPFIGLFGTVWGIMHSFHSIGQAQSAALATVAPGISEALIATAIGLLVAIPATIFYNYFLGKLNEVESGMVDFAGAFLNRAEREIAWADKPERG from the coding sequence ATGAACTTTCTGCCCGACAACTCCATCCTGTCCCTGCTTGCCGGGGCGACCCTGGCGGTGAAGCTGGTCATGCTCTTCCTGGGATGCATGTCCCTGTGGAGCTGGACCATCATTTTCTTCAAGTTCTTCACCATCGGCACGGCCCGCAAGAAGGTCATGGCCGGGTACGACGCCTTTGTGGCCGCCGGGGACCTGTCCAAGGGAATCAAGGGGTTGGGCGACAAGGAGCAGTCGCCCCTGGCCCGCGTCTCGTCCCTGGCCGTGCACGAGTTCCGTCTGCTGGAGAAGGCCGGGATCAACCGCGAGCGCAAGCGGCTGCTGGTCAAGGACACCCTGCGGCGCGTGCTCAAGCAGGGCATCTCCAAGGAGATGCGCGGGTTGACCCGCAACCTGCCGTTCCTGGCCACCTGTGCCAACGCGGCCCCGTTCATCGGCCTGTTCGGCACGGTCTGGGGCATCATGCACTCGTTCCATTCCATCGGGCAGGCGCAGAGCGCGGCCCTGGCCACGGTGGCGCCCGGCATCTCCGAGGCGCTCATCGCCACGGCCATCGGGCTGCTCGTGGCCATCCCGGCGACCATCTTCTACAACTATTTCCTGGGCAAGCTGAACGAGGTCGAGTCCGGCATGGTCGATTTCGCCGGGGCCTTCCTGAACCGCGCCGAACGCGAAATCGCCTGGGCCGACAAGCCCGAGCGGGGCTAG
- a CDS encoding histidinol phosphate phosphatase domain-containing protein — MIDLHTHTIFSDGELIPAELVRRAEVLGYKALCMTDHADEATTYHILENVLRFVKKHGHFFDINVLAGVELTHVPPALIAEMVKSARDAGAQLVVMHGETPVEPVAPGTNLAAIEAGVDILAHPGLITDEEAALAAERGVALEITTRGGHSYTNGHVAAMARKHGAGLVVNNDAHAPRDLVGEELRRTIALGAGLTPDEYRQTEANAWEIVQRCMK, encoded by the coding sequence ATGATCGATTTGCATACCCATACCATTTTCAGCGACGGGGAACTGATCCCCGCCGAACTCGTCCGCCGGGCCGAAGTGTTGGGCTACAAGGCCCTGTGCATGACCGACCACGCGGACGAGGCGACCACCTACCATATCCTCGAGAACGTGCTCCGTTTCGTCAAGAAACACGGTCACTTCTTCGACATCAACGTCTTGGCCGGTGTCGAGCTGACCCATGTGCCGCCCGCGCTCATCGCCGAGATGGTCAAGAGCGCGCGGGATGCCGGGGCGCAGTTGGTGGTCATGCATGGCGAGACCCCGGTGGAGCCCGTGGCCCCCGGGACCAACCTGGCGGCCATCGAGGCGGGCGTGGACATCCTGGCCCACCCCGGCCTGATCACCGACGAGGAGGCCGCGCTCGCCGCGGAAAGGGGCGTCGCGCTCGAGATCACCACGCGCGGCGGACACAGCTATACCAACGGCCACGTGGCCGCCATGGCCCGCAAGCACGGGGCCGGGCTTGTGGTCAACAACGACGCCCACGCCCCCCGCGACCTGGTGGGCGAGGAGCTGCGGCGGACCATCGCCCTGGGCGCGGGGCTGACCCCGGACGAATATCGTCAGACAGAGGCCAACGCCTGGGAGATCGTGCAGCGATGCATGAAATGA
- a CDS encoding bifunctional nuclease family protein: protein MVKVEIFGLAVDEAGKSPIIVLKDEEETKVLPIWIGAMEAMAISMAINKVPFPRPMTHDLLLNAIRSLGGTINRVEITDIENGTFFAEIVVSAGDDTLRLDSRPSDAIALAVRAECPILVGEAVLEEAGGAFPDHPETVIKTEDADKWQEELDKLSEDDIKYKM, encoded by the coding sequence GTGGTAAAGGTCGAGATATTCGGGCTGGCGGTGGATGAGGCGGGCAAGTCCCCGATCATCGTTCTCAAGGATGAGGAAGAGACCAAGGTCCTGCCCATCTGGATCGGGGCCATGGAGGCCATGGCCATTTCCATGGCCATCAACAAGGTGCCGTTTCCCCGGCCCATGACCCACGACCTGCTGCTCAACGCCATCCGCTCTCTGGGCGGCACCATCAACCGCGTGGAGATCACCGACATAGAAAACGGGACCTTCTTCGCCGAGATCGTGGTCTCAGCCGGGGACGATACCCTGCGCCTGGACAGCCGCCCGTCGGACGCCATCGCCCTGGCCGTGCGAGCGGAGTGCCCCATACTGGTGGGCGAGGCGGTCCTCGAAGAGGCCGGGGGCGCGTTCCCGGATCATCCCGAGACGGTCATCAAGACCGAGGACGCCGATAAATGGCAGGAAGAGCTGGACAAGCTCTCCGAAGACGACATCAAATACAAGATGTAG